TCAGGATATATCTTTTTACTGTTATTGTTTTTAAGGGTAGTGAACCTACCAGTGCTTTTATCTCTGATAGTTGGAATAAGTTTAAACGGAATAGATCTTTTAATGACTCTCTCAATTTTAAACCCACTCAATTCCAGTAGCTCAGCAAAGATTTCTGCTGATTGTATTTTGACATCCTTAAATGTCGTATTTCCAAGGACAACAAATGCCTTTCCTCCTTCTTTCAGAATTCTATACATCTCATCGGAAACATCTGCCATATCCTTAAAATAATTCGCAACTTCTTTAGCAGTTCTTAAATGCTTTTGCTCAAGTTTCTTAATTGTTCTTTGACCTAGGTGCGATTTGCACGTTAGGTCATTACCGTAGGAATAAAAAGTCCCTATAAATTTTTCTCTAAATTTGAGTAGGTCAGAAACATAATCAAACCAATAGCCTGTCAACTGGTGAAGATCGGCATATTCATAAGAGGTAACATAAGGCGGTGAAGTAATTACCGCGCTTATAGAACCAGATGCAATAGATGTATTCCTGGCATCTTCCAGAAAAATATTGGATTTAGTTTGGGAGAAACCACTCCGCTCCAATTCATTTAGAAATTCCTGATTTTTTTTTGACATTGACCTCACCTGTCGTTTAAAAGCAGTAAATACTTCTACAGGAATCTTGTCAGGATCAACCTGAGGTTTTGTGCTGGACTGTAACCATTTAGAGCAATTTTTGAGAATATTCGACAGTGCAACAAGAAAAAAATCACGTATATTTTCGGTACCGTCTAATTCTAATACTGATTCATAGAGGAAAGCTATTTTATACTTCGCTTCAGGAAAAAACCAGTAATCTATTCGCTCATGTTTGGCTGAATTATAATAGTTGCGCTCCTCAAAAGTAGGGATTCTGTCTAGTAAGAATTCAAAGGACCTTTTTAGAAGAAGAGGCTCAATCGGGTGAGTCTTTACTCTGGCTATTAATTGTGCTACAGGATTTATATCAACGCCTACTGATGTCAAACCGTGAACCTTCGATTCTACAAGTGTTGTCCCACAGCCGGCAAACAAATCGGCTATGATGTCGCCTGGGGTCGTGTGTTCTTCTATTATTTTCTTTACCAGATTCGGTAAAAATTTTGCAGGATACCTATGATAACCATGGGTCCATTGTTCCGTAGATCGAACATTTTTAAAAACCCAATCTTCACTTACTGGTATATTTTCAAAAGGAAAGGCGACTTCCATATTGATTGATTGATTTATTTCTTATTAATCATAAAATGATGATTACTTTTGACCAAAGATAGTTTTAAATTCAACATCTGCAAGAGGCCGCAAGGCTTAACTACCGCTAAGATTTCCTTTAGATCCAAACAGTATTAAATAGCTCTAATTGCAAGATCAAAAATATATCAGTAGAAAAAATTTTTTGAATTTATAGCCGATGACAACCAGAAGAAATAAATTAATTGAAGATGAAGGTACAATCTACATACAAAATTTAGTTCGTAAGCATAATTGTATTTACCAGGAAGTAGAATTAAAAAATGATCAAGGCAATGACTGCTATATAGAATTCATAACTAACGAAGTAGCCACGAGCTTTTGTGTTTTCGCTCAAATAAAATCGGGTAAATCGTACAGAGATAAATCAGGTTATAAAATTCCGACAGATCATAACCATTTAGCTTACTGGGCAAACCACACGAATCCGGTAGCAGGTATTGTTTATGATGAACTTAAGCAGGAAGCTTACTGGGTAAATATTTCCAAATATTTGAAGGAAAACCCTCTAATACTCAAGCAAAAAACTCATTCCATCAGAGTCCCTAAGGCAAACAATTTTTCCCTCTTCACCTCCTTTAAAAATCATTTCACGCAATATATTCAGTATTATAAAAGTATGGAAAACTATGGAAGAAGCTTGGATAATTTCGCTCAGATAGATAAACCTAATATCTGTTACGATGGTTTTAAATCTCTTTACTCTAATCATAGAAATAAGTCCTCAGCCTGGTATTACATGATTTCCAATTTTGGTAAAATTAGAGAATCAGATATTCACAGGAACATTTTAGGAGTAATCAGCAATTACATTCCAAGCGATGAAGTACTGTGGACCAACAAGAACAAGGAATTTTTATTCCAAAATAATATGCAGGAAAAGCTATCTAAATTGTTGACTGAGAGTTTCGGTTTGAAGGAGATTAGTTTAGCTATAGATTTTATGAGAGAGGGAATTGTAAGAGGAACTTTTAATTATAAGGTTTATAAAGTACTCTCTTTAATTGGATATATTCATGAGAAATTATTAAAAATAACATATTCGGAAACCCTCCCTGAAAGAAGAGATTTCGATTTTTGGCTGTTTATCCATTTTAGTCAAAGACATTCCCCCGATTTTACTATTAACAAAATCGATGACTATTTAAAGCAATTTCCTGACGCTGATCCTGATGGAGTAATACAGGGAATGAGGCAATCGCTTTTAAATCGGGAAAAAATCCCCATGGGTTAAGGAAGGATAAGTTGGAGTCTTTCCCGCCCAACAACATCTTCATAAAAATTTAACCCTTTCAAAGTTTTTCCTAAATTGTCCTACTTAAATAATTTACCAGAATTCTATGAACGGCACCAGCTTAGCCCCTCAAAAAGAAAAACTTGAACAATTAAAAAAAATCTTACCCGAAGTCTTCAGCGAAGGAAAAATAGATTGGGAAAAATTAAAAGCAACGCTGGGAGAAGATATCAACTTCAGCAATGAACGTTATGTGCTCAACTGGGCCGGGAAGAGCGACGCTTTTAAAGCTATCCAAAGCCCTACGACTAAAACCTTAATTCCTGCTAAGAACGAATCTGTCAACTTTGATCAAACTGAAAACATCTTCATTGAAGGGGAAAACCTGGAGGTTCTAAAAATCCTTCAAAAAAGCTATTTCGGAAAGGTGAAGATGATTTACATTGACCCACCTTATAACACCGGGAACGACTCCTTTATCTATCCGGATAAGTTCTCAGAAACGAGACAAGAGTACCAAAAACGGGTTGGTGACATAGATGAGGAGGGCTACTTGACTCGGGAGGGTAATTATGCTAAAAACAGCAAGGAGAATGGCCAATATCACAGTAACTGGCTTAACATGATGTTCCCGCGGCTTTTCCTGGCGAAAAACCTTTTAAAGGAAAATGGGTTGATCTTCGTTTCTATAGATGACAACGAAGTGCATAATCTCCGTCTTCTATTGAATGAGATTTTTGGAGAAGAAAATTTCGTTGCTTCTTTTATATGGGAGAAAAGAACAAACCGAGAAAATAGAAAAGTTGTTTCCAATAGGCATGATTATATTCTTTGCTATTCGAAATTACAAATAGAAGGGGTTCGAGCTATTAATCAACTTCCAATGAACAAAAAAGCCTTGTCAAATTATAAAAACCCTGATAATGACACCAGAGGCTTATGGAAATCTGACCCCGCAACTGCACAAGCTGGACACGGAACTAAGGCACAATTTTATGATTTAATTGCACCAAACGGAAAAGTCCACAAACTTCAAAGTGGAAGATGTTGGTTATATACCAGTGATGTTATGAATGAAGCAATAGAAGATAATAGGATTTGGTTTGGAAAAGATGGCAATGGGGTTCCAAGAGTAAAAACATATTTAACAGCAAAAGAAAGAGGATTAACACCAGAAACTATATTATTCGCTAATGACGTTGGAACAACGGAATCTGCAAAAAATAAAATAAAAGATTTATTCGATGGGATTGCGGTATTTGAAACACCTAAATCAGTTAAGCTAGTAGAACGTTTAATTCAAATGGGAACGAAAGATGGAATTGTTCTAGATTTTTTTTCTGGTTCGGGAACTTTAAATCACGCTGTGTCAAATGTTAATGCAAAAGATGGTGGCAATAGAAAATCTATATCGGTTCAACTCCCCGAACAATGTGATGAAAAAAGCGAAGCTTATAAAGCAGGTTTTAAAACCATAGCTGATATTGCCAAAGAACGAATTCGTCGGGCGGGCAAGAAAATTGAAGAAGAAATAAAAGCTGAACAAGAAAAGAAAAAAGGAGAGTTAGGCTTTGAAGAAGAGAGCTCTTCTTCCCTGCCCGACCTAGGTTTTAAAGTTTTCAAACTTGCCGATAGTAACTTTAAACAATGGCAGCAAATTAAAAACAAAGATGCGGCCGCCCTGGAAGAACAAATGAAACTCTTTGTGGACCCGGTGAACAAAAAAGCCACTACGCAAAATATGGTTTATGAGCTTCTTCTTAAAAGTGGGAAGGATCTAAACAGCAGCATCCAAGACAAAAAAGGCTTCACCTCCATAAACCAGGGAGAACTTATTTTTGTATTAGAAGAAGTAAACCAGGACATTTTCACGTCCATACTAGAAGAAAGCCCTCAAAAAGTGATTGCGCTGGATAAATTATTCAAGGGCAATGACCAGCTAAAAACTAATACTGCCCTGCAAATGAAAGATGCGGGAATTGAATTTAAAACTATTTAAATATGGAGCAGGTAAGATGGAAGCAGCGATTCAATAATCTCGAAAAGGCTTTTCAGAAACTAAAACGTGGTTTGGATCTATTTGACTTTGAACTGTACCAGGAAAAAAGAGTTGATCTAAGGGAAAATCTGGACACTAAAAATGAACAATTCCTTATGGGAGAACTTGAACAGTTAGATCTGGAAAGGGAAGGCCTTATTCAGCGCTTTGAATATACTTTTGAACTATTTCTTCTCACCATGAAGGATTATATGAAATTCACAGGAGAAGCTCCCGAGGAAATTTCGGGCAACAGTGGTATCCTTAAAAAGGCTTTATCCCGTGGAATTATTGAAGATCACGATGGCTGGAGAAAAATGCTCAAATCCAGAAATCTCACCTCACATACTTACAACGAAGAAACTGCCGACGAAATTACCCGCGATATTATAGAGATTTTCTTTCCACTTATGCAAAAACTATATATTACCCTTGAGCAACAATACTTTAAATAATTACGGACTTTCTTCTGAGACTCTTAATCTACTCAACGATGTGTTTAGGAGTTTTCCGGAAATCGAAATGGTAAAAATATTTGGTTCTCGAGCTATGGGTAACTATCGTCCAGGCTCTGATATCGATCTCGTTATTATTTCTCGTTATTTATCTCATGAAGAACATCTCAAAATCTTAAATGCGCTGGAGGACCTGGAGCTTCTTTACGAAATAGATTGTTTAAACTACAGGTCAATTAAAGAACCTGCACTTAAAGAACATATCGATGATTATGGTAAAATCTTATATAAGGCATGAAGTTTAAATTTGAAGCAGATCTCGAATATCAAAAAGAAGCCTTTAATGCGATAACAGGAATTTTTGAAGGTCAACCCACAGAAGATTCCATAAGGGAGTTTGGGCTTCAGGAGGAATCCAGCCTTAATTTCATCAATGGGGTAAGCAATAAACTCGCCCTTTCTGAAGAACAGGTACTGCAAAACCTTCAGGAAATCCAGAAAAAAAATGATATTCTACCTTCGAAGGAATTGGATGGAATGAACTTTTCTGTAGAAATGGAAACCGGTACGGGAAAAACCTATGTCTACCTAAGGAGTGTTTACGAACTGTACGAGAAGTACGGCTTCAAAAAATATGTTATCGTAGTCCCTTCGGTCGCCATTAGGGAGGGTGTATTGAAAAACCTGCAAATTACCCACGACCATTTTCAAAACCTGTACGATAATATCCCGGTGAATTTCCAGGTGTACGATAGCTCAAAGGTATCTGTCCTTAGAAGGTTCGCTACCGGAAACACCATTGAAATCCTGGTAATCAACATCGACTCCTTTGCCAAGGATGAAAATATCATTAACCGTCCCAATGACAAATTAAGCGGCCAGAAACCTGTGGAGTTTATCCAGTCCACCAATCCTATTGTAATTGTGGATGAACCCCAGAACATGGAGACAGAAAAAAGGGCTGCTGCATTAGAAAATTTAAAGCCCCTCTGTACGCTCCGTTTTTCGGCCACGCACAGGAATAGGTATAATCTCATTTACAGCCTCAATCCAGTTAAAGCTTATGACCTGGGTCTTGTAAAGCAGATTGAGGTAGATTCCATTATGGAAGAAAATGCATATAACGATGCTTTTGTTGCTGTAGAATCTATCACTGCGACCAAGACCAAAGTCCTGGCAAAAATTTCCATTAATGTGAATGACAAAGGAGGGGTGAAAAAGAAAAAGGTTTCTGTAAAAGTTGGCGATGATCTTTACCGGCTTTCCAATCAAAGGGAAGTTTATTCCAACGGTTATATCATTGAGGAAATAGATGCGGCGAACAAATGCATTTCAATATCCAATGGGAACCTCCTCTACCAGGGAAATAGCCAGGGTGGACTCGGTGACGAAGTAATGAAATTCCAGATAAGGAAAACAATAGAGGAACACCTCAAAAAGGAAAAACGCCTTCAACCAAAAGGAATCAAGGTCCTCTCCCTCTTCTTTATAGACAAAGTGGCCAACTACAGGGAATACAGTGAAACAGGGGTTGTCCTCCCCGGGAAATTCGCCCGGTGGTTTGAAGAAATTTATCAGGAATACGTTTCAAAACCTGCTTTCAAGAATTTAGACAATTTTCCTGTGGACAAGGTGCATAACGGATATTTTTCCACAGATAAAAAAGGAATACTAAAAGACACCTCGGGCATGACCAAGGCTGATGATGACACCTACAGCCTTATCATGAAAGACAAGGAGAAGTTATTGGACCTCCAAACCCCACTGCGGTTTATTTTCTCCCATTCGGCCTTGCGTGAAGGTTGGGACAACCCAAATGTCTTCCAGATCTGTACCTTGAACGAAACAAAATCTGACATAAAGAAACGCCAGGAAATAGGCCGCGGACTAAGACTGGCTGTTGACCGGGACGGCAATAGGATTTACGACCAGAACATCAATCGGTTGACTGTTATAGCCAACGAAGCCTACGATGATTTTGCAAAGGCTCTACAGAAGGAGATAGAGGAAGAATGTGGGGTACAATTTAAAGGAAAGATCAAAAACCGAAAAGACCGGGAAGCTGTGAAATACCGCAAAGGTTTTGAAGCCGATCCTAAATTCCTTGAAATTTGGGAGAAGATCAAACAAAGGACGAAATATCGGGTTGATTATAAGACATCGGAATTGATCAATGCCGCAGCAAAAGCGGTCAAAGAACTCCCTCCAGTCAAAGCCCCGTCCATAAGATCGACCAAGGTTTCCATTGGCATGGACGAAAAAGGAATTGAAACCACGTACGCCGGGGATAAAGTGGAATCATATGAAAACTACGGCTGGCAAATTCCCGATGTCCTGGGCTATATTCAAAGCAAGACGGAACTCACACGATCTACGGTATATGAAATTCTTAGCGAATCGGGACGTATAAAGGATGTACTAGTGAATCCCCAACTGTTTTTGGATTTATCGTCCAATGCCATTAACAGGAGCCTCTTCAATTTGATGATAGAAGGAATCAAGTATGAGGAGATAGGCGGCCTGGAATATGAAATGAAGCTATTCGAGGCACAGGAACTGGAAATATTTGTAAACGAATTCACCTTCAAGGTAAGCGATCGCACAAAAACAATTTATGAAGATTTAATGCCTCTGGATTCTGGCACCGAAAGCAAGTTTGCTCAGGATTGTGAAAGTAGTCCACAGATAAAATTCTACTTCAAATTACCTTTTTGGTTCAAGGTCTCCACTCCTATTGGTACCTACAATCCTGACTGGGCGGTAGTATTTGAAGATGATTCGAAGATTTATTTTGTCGCTGAAACCAAGGATACCGGTTCCGGGGAGGTAGACCTGACAAAACTCAAGGTTGACGAACAACTAAAAATAAAATGCGGCAAAGCACACTTTGAACAACTCGATGAAGTGGAATACCGGGTGGTGAGCAAGGTGGGGCAGTTGGTAAACTAAGGATTGAGCACATGGAAATCTAAAAAAAACAAATTTGGCTCCTCATTGTCATTGGTATAGTATTAATTTCTTTCCCCCCTTTTATTTATCCAGGATCTCGGCTTCATATCCTTCAGTGACAAAGGATATATAGGGGACAGAATTTCTGACACAACGGCAATCTTTATAAGTTTCATTGGTTCTGTGTTATTGTATTTGACCTTAAAGGCACAAGTAAAAGCAAACAGAGAAATTCAAAAACGATTCAAGATTCAACAGGAAAATGAAAAACTTGAAAAACTTACACTGCGTTACAAAGAAAGAATAAGTTCTTTATCCGAAGAAATAAGAACTTTCAGTTATACAAATAATAACAGCGACTCCGGGACGAAACCCGATTTTAAATTATATTCTGGCCCCCAGGCAATATCTCAATTACTCAAGATAAGAAAATCTATATTTTACGGAAACGAATGGAGATCTGCTTACCTTTTGGAGCCCAAATTCGAAGAATTGAGGCAATTACTTTTAATGTTTCTGAGTATTTCAGAATCACTGAACCAGGAAATTTTCACTGATAAAATCATAGAAAATAGGGAAGTAAAGTCTCAACTTATATCTAGTTTAAAATTTCACTATGACGCTAAGATTAGAGGAAATTTCTTATCTATGGAGAAATATAAAGCTGCAGATAAGCCATGTCCCGATTGCTCCAGCACCCATGGAATACCTGAAGACCTTTTTGAAATATGTAATTCCATTGCGTATAAACTACAATTAAAATTAAACTAATTTCAGACCCGTACGATAGACTTATTTTTGCGACTCATAAGGTTGTAGGCATAAATACAATCAATAAAAGAGTAAAAAGAAACATGAACAAATCCATCACTTATCAACGTAAACTCATAGAGGTGGAAAAGAAATTGGGTTTTCTCTATGTACCTGCAAAAGCACGGGAATTACTGCCCAATGAAAATACCGAAGTAAGGCTACTGCTTCCGGGGGAGAAAACCTCCAGCATCAAAACTTACAACGCCGACCACAACCGCATTTTTGGTTTAACCCCTTTTTTCAAAAAGCATAAGCTCAAGACCGGGAATATGGTTTCGGTAGATATTTCAGAAGATTTAATCACTATAAGCCTTCAGCAACAGGAAAAAATAGAAGATTCCGAAGAAAAGGAAGAAGAAACTTTTATTGATGTTTCTGGCCTCTCCTCCCAGTCAAAAGGAAATATAGGAGAAGACAGGGTAAAAGAAATCATCCTGTTGTACAGTCAGGGCCTACTTAATGTCTATAAACCTGTAATTGATGATCGGGGAATAGATCTTATAGTTCTAAAGGAAAAGATTTATAATCCTATTTATCTCCAGGTTAAAACCAGGTTTAATGTTCACAAACGAAATACCTTAATCTTAACTATCAACGGGACTACCTTTAAACCGCATCACTCCTACTTTATAGTTGGCTTATCTTTTAACCAGGAAAGAATGGAGATGGATGATGATATTCTGTTTATTCCCTCCAAGGAACTACCGGAATTGGCCAGCAAACTGAATGATGGCAATTGGAGAGTTACAGTTTCCATTACAAATGGGAAAACAACAGGCAAATACAAGAAGTATTTTGTCACCAAAGAGGAACTGGTGAATAAGTTGCTAGAGCGGATTGACCTGATAAATGAAATTGTGAATTAATAAAATTTCGACTTAATGTTACTCTATTAACCCTTTAAGGATATTCCTCCTTCTTCAAATCATGTGTGATTTCCGAAATATTTTCAAGTCTTGTTTTTGCTCTAGTGTATAAATCGTTGTAATCTAATTTGTTCAGGTAATGGGGCCCTTCATTGGCATCAAAACAAGTCAACCAGAACTCTAAAGATAATTTTACCGAAAGTTTAGAAAAAGTTCTCACCTTTTCTACCCAATCTTCTGGTTTTAACCAGATAGACGCCTTAGTGGGAGAGAAATGAACAGATGAATTTCATAGCCACATCTCCTTTATTCGGATAGAATTTATAGTATTTTTTCAGCCTTTCAAGTATTGTTAAAAAAAACCGTACTACGGTTGACATACCGAAATCTTGTTCTTACCAAATCGTAATGTATTTTCATGCTATTTGACAATACAAAAACAACCGAACAGACTTGAAATCTGTCCAGATCAGGTCAAATTTCAAGATGTTAAATTTTGACCGTACTACGGTCGTACTGGGGAATAATATCCAGTAAATCCTCCCAACTTTGTAGAACGAAAGTCAAACCTTGATAGGGACTATCAACTAAAAACATTAATCAATTGATAGTCCCTTTCTTTAAAAACCGTTCTATTATGCCCACAAGTATTATAACTACAGACGATCTTCGGGAATTCAAAATGGAGTTGCTCGAGGAGATTAGAGATCTCATCAGCAAACAATCATCAGGAACTTTGAAGAAATATCTAAAATCTTCAGATGTGATGGATCTGCTCCAGGTAAGTCCGGGAACTCTTCAGAATTTAAGAATTAACGGCACCCTACCCTATACCAAAGTTGGAGGAATTATTTACTATGATGCCGAGGAAATCCAAAATGTAATGACCGCCAATCGGGTGCATCACAATTTTGATTAATTGTCATGAATTACATTAAGCAACTGAATGCGGCTTTTGAAAAGTTCTTTTTTGATGACCGTTTGAATCCGACCCATATTAGCTTGTATATGGCCTTATTCCAGGAGTGGAACAGCAGCCGATTTGCAAGTGAGTTTTTCATTAACCGAAGGGAACTGATGCGTGTGGCCAAGATCGGCTCAAAATCTACATATCATAGGTGCATGGTAGATCTTGATTCTTGGAACTACCTTACCTATTTCCCATCCAACAATCCATACAAAGGCAGTAAAATCAAGATGTTCAATTTTGAGACATCAGACAAATCGTTCACGGAAGATCACGATCCTATATTGGAACAGCTCGCGGAACAGTATCATCCCAAAAATGAACCAGTAGTGTACCGCCACTGTCCCAATGGTGGCCAAGCAGCGAACCCGCACCGTCCCATGAGTGGACAAGCATTAGTATCTAATATAAACAGTACTAAAAATGTAAACATTAATAAACAGCCAAAGGACAGGCAGGCTATTTTATATTTTTTTAAAGAAAAAGGTTATTCTGCCGGTGAAGGAAAAAAATTCTTTGAACATTATGAAGCTAACGATTGGAAAACAAGGGATGGAAAAGCAATTCGTGATTGGCAGGCTTTAGCCGTGACCTGGATGGATCGAACCAAACTATTTGCTGTAGAAAACAAAACAAATAAAAAGGGAGCATCCCAAAATCGGGACAACCTGCGAACCACTAAAACC
This Salinimicrobium tongyeongense DNA region includes the following protein-coding sequences:
- a CDS encoding site-specific DNA-methyltransferase → MEVAFPFENIPVSEDWVFKNVRSTEQWTHGYHRYPAKFLPNLVKKIIEEHTTPGDIIADLFAGCGTTLVESKVHGLTSVGVDINPVAQLIARVKTHPIEPLLLKRSFEFLLDRIPTFEERNYYNSAKHERIDYWFFPEAKYKIAFLYESVLELDGTENIRDFFLVALSNILKNCSKWLQSSTKPQVDPDKIPVEVFTAFKRQVRSMSKKNQEFLNELERSGFSQTKSNIFLEDARNTSIASGSISAVITSPPYVTSYEYADLHQLTGYWFDYVSDLLKFREKFIGTFYSYGNDLTCKSHLGQRTIKKLEQKHLRTAKEVANYFKDMADVSDEMYRILKEGGKAFVVLGNTTFKDVKIQSAEIFAELLELSGFKIERVIKRSIPFKLIPTIRDKSTGRFTTLKNNNSKKIYPEEYIIIAKK
- a CDS encoding DUF4365 domain-containing protein, whose amino-acid sequence is MTTRRNKLIEDEGTIYIQNLVRKHNCIYQEVELKNDQGNDCYIEFITNEVATSFCVFAQIKSGKSYRDKSGYKIPTDHNHLAYWANHTNPVAGIVYDELKQEAYWVNISKYLKENPLILKQKTHSIRVPKANNFSLFTSFKNHFTQYIQYYKSMENYGRSLDNFAQIDKPNICYDGFKSLYSNHRNKSSAWYYMISNFGKIRESDIHRNILGVISNYIPSDEVLWTNKNKEFLFQNNMQEKLSKLLTESFGLKEISLAIDFMREGIVRGTFNYKVYKVLSLIGYIHEKLLKITYSETLPERRDFDFWLFIHFSQRHSPDFTINKIDDYLKQFPDADPDGVIQGMRQSLLNREKIPMG
- a CDS encoding site-specific DNA-methyltransferase, which codes for MNGTSLAPQKEKLEQLKKILPEVFSEGKIDWEKLKATLGEDINFSNERYVLNWAGKSDAFKAIQSPTTKTLIPAKNESVNFDQTENIFIEGENLEVLKILQKSYFGKVKMIYIDPPYNTGNDSFIYPDKFSETRQEYQKRVGDIDEEGYLTREGNYAKNSKENGQYHSNWLNMMFPRLFLAKNLLKENGLIFVSIDDNEVHNLRLLLNEIFGEENFVASFIWEKRTNRENRKVVSNRHDYILCYSKLQIEGVRAINQLPMNKKALSNYKNPDNDTRGLWKSDPATAQAGHGTKAQFYDLIAPNGKVHKLQSGRCWLYTSDVMNEAIEDNRIWFGKDGNGVPRVKTYLTAKERGLTPETILFANDVGTTESAKNKIKDLFDGIAVFETPKSVKLVERLIQMGTKDGIVLDFFSGSGTLNHAVSNVNAKDGGNRKSISVQLPEQCDEKSEAYKAGFKTIADIAKERIRRAGKKIEEEIKAEQEKKKGELGFEEESSSSLPDLGFKVFKLADSNFKQWQQIKNKDAAALEEQMKLFVDPVNKKATTQNMVYELLLKSGKDLNSSIQDKKGFTSINQGELIFVLEEVNQDIFTSILEESPQKVIALDKLFKGNDQLKTNTALQMKDAGIEFKTI
- a CDS encoding nucleotidyltransferase substrate binding protein, which codes for MEQVRWKQRFNNLEKAFQKLKRGLDLFDFELYQEKRVDLRENLDTKNEQFLMGELEQLDLEREGLIQRFEYTFELFLLTMKDYMKFTGEAPEEISGNSGILKKALSRGIIEDHDGWRKMLKSRNLTSHTYNEETADEITRDIIEIFFPLMQKLYITLEQQYFK
- a CDS encoding nucleotidyltransferase domain-containing protein gives rise to the protein MSNNTLNNYGLSSETLNLLNDVFRSFPEIEMVKIFGSRAMGNYRPGSDIDLVIISRYLSHEEHLKILNALEDLELLYEIDCLNYRSIKEPALKEHIDDYGKILYKA
- a CDS encoding restriction endonuclease encodes the protein MKFKFEADLEYQKEAFNAITGIFEGQPTEDSIREFGLQEESSLNFINGVSNKLALSEEQVLQNLQEIQKKNDILPSKELDGMNFSVEMETGTGKTYVYLRSVYELYEKYGFKKYVIVVPSVAIREGVLKNLQITHDHFQNLYDNIPVNFQVYDSSKVSVLRRFATGNTIEILVINIDSFAKDENIINRPNDKLSGQKPVEFIQSTNPIVIVDEPQNMETEKRAAALENLKPLCTLRFSATHRNRYNLIYSLNPVKAYDLGLVKQIEVDSIMEENAYNDAFVAVESITATKTKVLAKISINVNDKGGVKKKKVSVKVGDDLYRLSNQREVYSNGYIIEEIDAANKCISISNGNLLYQGNSQGGLGDEVMKFQIRKTIEEHLKKEKRLQPKGIKVLSLFFIDKVANYREYSETGVVLPGKFARWFEEIYQEYVSKPAFKNLDNFPVDKVHNGYFSTDKKGILKDTSGMTKADDDTYSLIMKDKEKLLDLQTPLRFIFSHSALREGWDNPNVFQICTLNETKSDIKKRQEIGRGLRLAVDRDGNRIYDQNINRLTVIANEAYDDFAKALQKEIEEECGVQFKGKIKNRKDREAVKYRKGFEADPKFLEIWEKIKQRTKYRVDYKTSELINAAAKAVKELPPVKAPSIRSTKVSIGMDEKGIETTYAGDKVESYENYGWQIPDVLGYIQSKTELTRSTVYEILSESGRIKDVLVNPQLFLDLSSNAINRSLFNLMIEGIKYEEIGGLEYEMKLFEAQELEIFVNEFTFKVSDRTKTIYEDLMPLDSGTESKFAQDCESSPQIKFYFKLPFWFKVSTPIGTYNPDWAVVFEDDSKIYFVAETKDTGSGEVDLTKLKVDEQLKIKCGKAHFEQLDEVEYRVVSKVGQLVN
- a CDS encoding helix-turn-helix domain-containing protein translates to MPTSIITTDDLREFKMELLEEIRDLISKQSSGTLKKYLKSSDVMDLLQVSPGTLQNLRINGTLPYTKVGGIIYYDAEEIQNVMTANRVHHNFD